Proteins encoded within one genomic window of Triticum aestivum cultivar Chinese Spring chromosome 2D, IWGSC CS RefSeq v2.1, whole genome shotgun sequence:
- the LOC123050415 gene encoding uncharacterized protein, translated as MRLLDNSESQIGISESISKKKYRDFPKYLKKKERVRPQQDLDSESHPNLRRRRRRRLRFRGIGSVCRRKKKDQHLGSPFLGAEGIKMKARQLVNAVQRYGRGGLYTVSRMKAEEQLFYGSTAEAQAAATSAASRMEVMSRLPAPRLRFESYRSKYKRLDFLPFYGGGRGHDSKLLCLDSAGSAILCNADGRSLQPVPNLNEPKGVSPASFSIPRTDAIDPKRAEALYVLSRSAPSRNSFTFEVLVYGEKTWHWVVLPPPPYVNDPLYDSTFIQSYTLLGDGSTICISSPEHNPVGTYCFDTVSRKWEKAGRWALPLYGRAEHVPELSNLLFGIADKSPHYLCALDLSNLDGAPKVLSDWPDLDPPQGWVQIRSSLLYLGARKFCITKIFDIGDQDTEEVTSGVAAVFTGVEMICGASGMEVVQDGSSELQMVRHKSFVSYDGIECVL; from the exons ATGCGTTTGCTCGACAACAGCGAGTCTCAAATAGGGATTTCCGAAAGTATCTCAAAAAAAAAATATAGGGATTTCCCAAAGTATCTCAAAAAGAAGGAAAGGGTAAGACCGCAACAAGACCTAGATTCCGAATCCCACCCCAAtcttcgccggcgccgccgccgccgacttcgATTCCGTGGAATTGGCTCTGTCTGCCGCAG GAAGAAGAAAGATCAACATTTGGGGTCTCCTTTTTTAGGAGCAGAGGGAATTAAAATGAAGGCGCGGCAGTTGGTGAATGCGGTGCAGAGGTATGGCAGAGGCGGATTGTATACGGTGAGTCGCATGAAGGCCGAGGAGCAACTCTTCTACGGATCCACGGCGGAAGCACAAGCAGCAGCAACATCAGCGGCATCCAGGATGGAGGTCATGTCGCGGTTGCCTGCGCCCAGGCTCAGATTCGAGTCATACCGCTCAAAGTACAAGAGGCTCGATTTCCTGCCCTTctatggaggaggcagaggccaCGATAGCAAGCTGCTCTGCCTGGACTCTGCCGGAAGCGCCATCCTCTGCAACGCGGACGGCCGCTCCCTCCAGCCGGTTCCCAACCTTAACGAACCTAAGGGAGTCAGCCCCGCCTCCTTCTCCATCCCCAGGACCGACGCCATTGACCCCAAGCGCGCTGAAGCTCTCTACGTTCTCAGCAGATCCGCCCCCAGCCGCAACTCCTTCACCTTCGAGGTCCTCGTCTATGGCGAGAAGACTTGGCACTGGGTTGTGCTCCCACCGCCACCGTACGTCAACGACCCACTCTATGACTCCACATTCATCCAGTCCTACACGCTGCTCGGTGATGGCTCCACCATCTGCATCTCCTCCCCTGAGCATAACCCTGTCGGCACCTACTGCTTCGACACGGTTAGCCGCAAGTGGGAAAAGGCTGGTCGCTGGGCGCTGCCCTTGTACGGCAGGGCTGAGCATGTCCCTGAGCTTTCCAACCTCTTGTTCGGCATAGCCGACAAGAGTCCCCACTACTTGTGCGCATTGGACCTCTCCAATCTGGACGGGGCTCCGAAGGTGCTTAGTGACTGGCCAGATCTCGACCCTCCTCAAGGCTGGGTGCAGATAAGGAGCAGCCTGCTGTACCTGGGAGCGCGCAAGTTTTGCATAACCAAAATATTTGACATCGGCGACCAAGACACCGAAGAGGTCACGAGTGGCGTCGCGGCTGTGTTTACTGGGGTGGAGATGATCTGCGGAGCTTCTGGTATGGAGGTGGTGCAGGATGGATCATCCGAACTCCAGATGGTCAGGCACAAGTCCTTTGTCAGCTATGATGGCATCGAGTGTGTCCtctga